The following are from one region of the Pseudohongiella spirulinae genome:
- the prfA gene encoding peptide chain release factor 1 has translation MKASIYQKLEHLADRYQELQALLSDAETIADQERFRNLSREFSEVEPVALEFARFCQTQSDMAQAQDMLLDADPDIRAMAEDEIKQLKIQLETLELDLQKLLLPKDERDAFNVFLEIRAGTGGDEAAIFAGDLFRMYSLYAESKGWRVEVLSERPGEHGGYKEIITRVEGRNVYGQLKFESGAHRVQRVPETETQGRIHTSACTVAILPAVDELEEVELNKADLRIDTFRASGAGGQHVNKTDSAIRITHIPTGMVVECQDERSQHKNRARAMSLLSARLNDMQQAASAKEQSDTRRLLVGSGDRSERIRTYNYPQGRVTDHRINLTLYKLSEIMQGDLDAVIQPLIHEYQADQLAELAA, from the coding sequence GTGAAGGCTTCTATCTATCAGAAACTGGAACATCTGGCTGATCGCTATCAGGAACTGCAGGCCTTGCTCAGTGACGCAGAGACGATCGCGGACCAGGAGCGATTCCGGAATCTGTCGCGCGAGTTTTCCGAAGTTGAGCCCGTAGCACTGGAGTTTGCGCGTTTTTGCCAGACGCAATCCGATATGGCGCAGGCACAGGATATGTTGCTTGATGCCGATCCCGATATTCGGGCCATGGCTGAAGATGAAATCAAGCAGCTCAAGATTCAGCTCGAGACTCTTGAGCTGGATCTGCAGAAATTACTGCTGCCCAAAGACGAACGCGATGCCTTCAATGTGTTCCTGGAAATCCGGGCTGGCACTGGTGGTGACGAAGCAGCGATATTCGCCGGCGATCTGTTCCGTATGTATTCGCTGTATGCCGAATCCAAAGGCTGGCGCGTTGAGGTTTTGAGCGAGCGGCCGGGAGAGCATGGCGGCTACAAGGAAATCATTACGCGGGTGGAAGGTCGCAATGTATACGGACAGCTCAAGTTTGAATCCGGTGCTCATCGTGTGCAGCGGGTGCCGGAGACGGAAACACAGGGTCGTATTCACACCTCGGCTTGCACGGTCGCTATTTTGCCGGCAGTTGATGAGCTGGAAGAGGTGGAGCTCAACAAGGCAGATTTGCGCATTGATACCTTTCGCGCAAGCGGGGCGGGCGGTCAGCACGTCAACAAGACTGATTCGGCCATTCGCATTACCCATATTCCTACTGGTATGGTGGTGGAATGTCAGGACGAACGCTCTCAGCATAAAAACCGCGCTCGCGCCATGTCGCTTCTCAGTGCCCGACTGAATGATATGCAGCAGGCTGCCTCTGCTAAAGAGCAGTCTGACACCCGGCGTCTGCTGGTCGGTTCCGGTGATCGTTCGGAGCGGATCCGCACCTACAACTACCCTCAGGGGCGGGTCACAGATCACCGCATCAATCTGACGCTCTATAAGTTGTCCGAAATCATGCAGGGCGACCTCGATGCCGTGATTCAGCCTCTCATCCACGAGTATCAAGCGGATCAGCTGGCCGAGCTGGCGGCCTGA
- the prmC gene encoding peptide chain release factor N(5)-glutamine methyltransferase, whose translation MAITVRQMLKLAGEQLGNSSTPGLDAELLLSHVMNISRSGLLARLSDRLSEQAEQDFLALLARRRRGEPVAYLLGSKGFWTLDLQVTPDVLIPRPETELLVEICLSLLPTEQGDFQVADLGTGSGAIALALAVERPGWQLTATDFSPAALSLAAANAAKNKLNNVSFSCGTWCEALVPDKRYDAIVSNPPYIAPDDPHLLGDSLPFEPLSALTAPDCGLADIRQIVAQSADYLRSGGWLLLEHGHDQGPAVRTLLQTRDFQDIVTARDLAGLDRVTYGRRPTDE comes from the coding sequence ATGGCAATAACGGTGCGGCAGATGCTGAAACTGGCAGGCGAGCAGCTCGGCAATTCTTCGACGCCGGGACTGGATGCGGAGCTGCTGCTGTCGCACGTTATGAATATCAGTCGAAGTGGCTTGCTGGCGCGCCTGTCAGATCGCTTGAGCGAGCAGGCCGAGCAGGATTTCCTGGCTTTGCTCGCACGGCGCAGGCGCGGTGAGCCGGTCGCCTATCTGCTGGGCAGCAAAGGTTTCTGGACGCTGGATCTGCAGGTCACACCGGATGTGTTGATTCCGCGCCCTGAAACCGAATTACTGGTAGAGATCTGTCTGTCACTATTGCCGACTGAACAAGGTGATTTTCAGGTGGCAGATCTCGGAACTGGCTCCGGTGCTATTGCCCTGGCGCTGGCTGTTGAACGCCCCGGCTGGCAACTGACGGCTACTGATTTCAGTCCTGCGGCCCTGTCCCTGGCTGCAGCCAATGCGGCAAAAAACAAGCTGAATAATGTGTCTTTCAGCTGTGGAACATGGTGTGAAGCCCTGGTACCAGATAAGCGATACGATGCAATCGTCAGCAATCCGCCGTACATAGCTCCAGATGATCCTCATTTGCTTGGGGACAGTTTGCCCTTTGAACCTTTATCGGCGCTGACGGCGCCCGACTGTGGGTTGGCCGATATCCGGCAGATCGTGGCACAATCAGCAGACTATTTGCGGTCAGGGGGCTGGTTGTTGCTGGAGCATGGTCATGATCAGGGGCCAGCAGTGCGGACCTTGCTGCAGACCCGTGATTTTCAGGATATTGTCACAGCCCGTGATCTGGCCGGGCTGGACCGTGTGACTTATGGTCGGAGACCGACAGATGAATGA
- a CDS encoding HesA/MoeB/ThiF family protein yields the protein MNDEQLLRYSRQIMLPSLDVEGQQRLLQATVLIVGMGGLGSPVAMYLAAAGIGHLILADDDEVELSNLQRQVIHQTASIGQSKVESARDTLLALNPDTKITTMAKRLDVSDLNSLLTRGVDLVVDACDNFNTRFMLNRACVSYSVPLVSGAAIRLEGQVAVFDTRREHSPCYQCLFKAGGDDEQMSCAHNGVLAPVVGVIGSMQALEAIKLISGLGEDLCGRLLLFDAHSSHWRELRLPRDPQCEVCAVRA from the coding sequence ATGAATGATGAGCAGCTGCTCCGCTATAGTCGGCAGATTATGCTGCCGAGCCTGGACGTTGAGGGGCAACAGCGGCTGTTGCAGGCGACGGTGCTGATTGTTGGCATGGGTGGTCTGGGCAGCCCGGTTGCCATGTACCTGGCGGCGGCCGGTATCGGCCATTTGATTCTTGCGGACGATGATGAGGTTGAGTTGAGCAATCTGCAGCGGCAGGTGATCCATCAAACGGCCAGTATTGGTCAGTCGAAGGTGGAATCGGCGCGCGATACACTGCTGGCACTGAACCCGGATACAAAAATTACCACAATGGCCAAACGCCTGGATGTCAGTGATCTGAACAGCTTGCTGACGAGGGGGGTCGATCTGGTGGTTGATGCCTGTGACAATTTCAACACGCGCTTTATGCTGAATCGCGCCTGCGTCAGTTATTCGGTGCCATTGGTTTCAGGTGCGGCGATCCGCCTGGAGGGGCAAGTGGCTGTGTTTGATACCCGTCGCGAGCACAGCCCCTGCTATCAGTGTCTGTTTAAAGCCGGTGGCGATGATGAGCAGATGAGTTGTGCACACAATGGTGTGCTGGCACCGGTCGTTGGTGTCATCGGCAGCATGCAGGCACTTGAAGCCATCAAGCTCATCAGTGGTCTGGGTGAGGATTTGTGTGGCAGGTTGCTGCTATTTGACGCACACTCCAGCCACTGGCGCGAATTGCGCCTGCCACGAGATCCCCAGTGCGAGGTATGTGCTGTCCGTGCTTGA
- the rhlB gene encoding ATP-dependent RNA helicase RhlB, with amino-acid sequence MQLNDTEKQSTTDLSTEETTQTAESAAEPMPVLSEGEGRTEPEEAVETKEPEEAEESEEITEPQEATEPQEATEPQEITEPQEITEPQETKEPEEKVPFSHFKLEEPLNKAIKDLGYAFCTPIQAQSLRYTLVGYDVTGKAQTGTGKTAAFLITIINDLLKNPTQEKRYVGEPRAIVLAPTRELVMQIASDAANLCKHTDLHVVTLVGGEDYQKQLRAVDKKPVDIVVATPGRLIDFLQNEHLYLGLVEILVIDEADRMLDMGFIPQVRNIVSRTPHKDCRQTLLFSATFTPEIIELTSRWAMDPVMIEIEPEHVATDTVEQIVYLVTTEDKYKLLYNLVSLQGSEKVIVFSNRRDQVRKLADNLHRNGVNCGLLSGEIAQNKRVRTLEEFRDGRIAVLVATDVAGRGLHIDDVTHVINYTLPEEAEDYVHRIGRTGRAGATGTSISFACEEDSFLLPNIEEKLGQKLPCVYPDQRLLTDPPPFSRPSKFKDESKASGSKSGGRSGSGGRSRARR; translated from the coding sequence ATGCAATTGAACGACACTGAAAAGCAAAGTACAACCGACTTATCAACAGAAGAGACAACGCAAACTGCAGAGAGTGCAGCAGAGCCAATGCCGGTATTGTCGGAGGGTGAGGGGCGCACAGAGCCTGAAGAGGCTGTCGAAACCAAAGAGCCTGAAGAAGCCGAAGAGTCTGAAGAAATCACAGAGCCTCAGGAGGCCACAGAGCCTCAGGAGGCCACAGAGCCTCAGGAAATCACAGAGCCTCAGGAAATCACAGAGCCTCAGGAGACCAAAGAGCCTGAAGAAAAAGTCCCCTTCAGTCACTTTAAACTTGAGGAACCTCTGAACAAGGCTATCAAGGATCTGGGTTACGCATTCTGTACCCCTATTCAGGCGCAGAGTCTTCGCTACACGCTGGTCGGCTATGATGTAACGGGCAAAGCACAGACCGGTACCGGTAAAACGGCTGCGTTTCTCATAACCATTATCAACGATCTGCTTAAAAACCCGACACAGGAAAAACGTTATGTTGGCGAGCCGCGGGCGATTGTCCTGGCGCCCACGCGGGAGCTGGTCATGCAGATTGCCAGCGACGCGGCGAATCTGTGCAAGCACACCGATCTGCATGTTGTCACTCTGGTGGGTGGTGAGGATTATCAAAAACAACTGCGCGCAGTCGACAAAAAGCCGGTAGATATCGTGGTGGCGACTCCCGGCAGGCTGATTGATTTTCTGCAGAATGAGCATCTTTACCTGGGTTTGGTAGAGATTCTGGTGATTGATGAAGCGGACCGTATGCTGGATATGGGATTTATCCCGCAGGTGCGCAATATTGTATCGCGGACTCCGCACAAAGACTGTCGACAGACTCTGTTGTTCAGCGCCACGTTTACCCCGGAAATCATTGAGCTGACCTCGCGCTGGGCAATGGATCCGGTCATGATCGAGATTGAACCCGAGCATGTTGCCACAGATACGGTTGAGCAGATCGTGTATCTGGTGACTACGGAAGACAAGTATAAACTGCTCTACAACCTGGTGAGCCTGCAGGGTTCAGAAAAAGTCATCGTATTCAGCAATCGGCGTGATCAGGTGCGCAAACTGGCTGACAATCTGCACCGCAACGGTGTCAATTGCGGTTTGTTGTCCGGTGAAATTGCACAGAACAAACGGGTCAGAACGCTGGAGGAGTTCCGCGATGGTCGCATCGCTGTGCTGGTCGCAACCGATGTGGCGGGACGTGGACTGCATATCGATGATGTGACACATGTTATCAACTATACGTTGCCGGAGGAGGCAGAGGATTACGTGCATCGTATCGGACGCACCGGTCGAGCTGGTGCTACAGGCACGTCTATCAGTTTTGCCTGCGAAGAGGATTCCTTTCTGTTGCCTAACATTGAGGAGAAGCTGGGGCAGAAATTACCCTGCGTGTATCCGGATCAGAGGCTGCTGACCGATCCGCCGCCGTTTTCGCGGCCATCGAAGTTCAAGGATGAGAGTAAGGCGTCTGGCAGCAAGTCTGGTGGTCGATCTGGAAGCGGCGGCCGCTCACGAGCGCGGCGCTGA
- a CDS encoding PA4642 family protein, with protein sequence MIEEKKTGKERTQPATRNEQWSDERIRAFLTLQAPEGTPDDYHILMKAYRGMLPKQFSRLVPFFVEAGRDLNVRLADGSTFLDHLRKHRLATPYIEIMEQHGAISGRVQ encoded by the coding sequence ATGATTGAAGAGAAAAAAACCGGGAAGGAACGAACTCAGCCTGCCACACGCAATGAACAGTGGTCAGATGAGCGAATCAGGGCCTTCCTTACGCTACAGGCCCCGGAAGGCACTCCGGATGATTACCACATTCTGATGAAGGCCTATCGGGGCATGTTGCCTAAGCAATTTTCCCGACTGGTACCGTTTTTTGTAGAAGCCGGTCGGGATCTTAACGTGCGGCTTGCGGATGGCAGTACTTTTCTGGATCACCTGCGCAAGCACCGCCTGGCAACACCTTACATTGAGATCATGGAACAGCACGGCGCGATCTCGGGACGCGTGCAGTAA
- the gatB gene encoding Asp-tRNA(Asn)/Glu-tRNA(Gln) amidotransferase subunit GatB: MTWETVIGLEVHVQLATQSKLFSGSSTAFGAEPNTQANIYDLALPGTLPVMNEEVLRMAVAFGLAVDAEIGKRSVFDRKNYFYPDLPKGYQISQLDHPTVGKGSLRIQLENGDEKVIGITRAHIEEDAGKSLHEDFQGMSGIDLNRAGTPLLEIVSEPELRSAKEAVAYLKKLHSIILYLGISDGNMSQGSMRCDANVSVRKKGDTELGTRTEIKNVNSFRFVEKAINHEVQRQIDLIEDGGRVIQETRLYDSDKDETRSMRSKEVANDYRYFPEPDLLPIVIDDTYIEAVRATMPELPDARCARFVEQYGLSQYDAGVLTSSRAMADYFEQVAELCGDAKLSSNWVSVDLLGLLNKQDLDITQSPIKPTQLGTLIARIKDNTISGKIAKTVFEALADGEGEVDQIIEARGLKQVTDTGAIEKLVDDVLAGNPDQVAQFKSGKEAVFGYFVGQAMKISKGKANPAQLNELLRKKLSE; this comes from the coding sequence ATGACCTGGGAAACAGTTATCGGTCTGGAAGTCCATGTGCAACTGGCCACACAAAGCAAACTTTTTTCTGGCAGCAGCACGGCCTTTGGCGCCGAACCGAACACGCAAGCGAATATTTACGACCTGGCGCTACCCGGCACTCTGCCCGTAATGAACGAAGAAGTGCTGCGCATGGCTGTGGCCTTTGGTCTGGCTGTGGATGCCGAAATAGGCAAACGCTCGGTGTTTGATCGCAAAAACTATTTTTATCCGGATCTACCCAAGGGTTATCAGATCAGCCAGCTCGATCACCCGACTGTTGGCAAAGGCAGCCTGCGTATTCAGCTGGAAAACGGCGATGAAAAAGTCATCGGCATTACTCGTGCCCATATTGAAGAGGACGCTGGCAAGTCATTACACGAAGACTTTCAGGGCATGTCAGGCATTGACCTGAACCGCGCGGGCACACCACTGCTGGAAATAGTGTCGGAGCCGGAACTGCGCAGCGCCAAAGAGGCGGTTGCCTATCTGAAAAAGCTGCACTCTATCATCCTCTACCTGGGCATATCTGACGGCAATATGTCACAAGGATCCATGCGCTGTGACGCCAACGTCTCGGTGCGCAAGAAAGGCGATACCGAGCTGGGGACTCGCACTGAAATCAAGAACGTGAACTCGTTTCGCTTTGTCGAAAAAGCTATCAATCATGAAGTTCAACGTCAGATTGATCTGATCGAAGATGGCGGCCGGGTGATCCAGGAAACCCGTCTTTATGACTCTGACAAAGACGAAACACGCTCCATGCGCAGCAAGGAAGTGGCCAATGATTACCGCTACTTCCCCGAGCCGGATCTGTTGCCGATAGTCATTGATGATACCTACATCGAAGCGGTTCGGGCGACCATGCCGGAATTGCCGGATGCCCGTTGTGCGCGCTTTGTCGAACAGTACGGGCTAAGCCAGTACGATGCCGGTGTACTGACCAGCAGCCGCGCCATGGCTGACTATTTTGAACAGGTTGCCGAACTGTGCGGCGATGCCAAATTGTCCTCAAACTGGGTCAGCGTTGACCTGCTGGGCCTGCTCAACAAACAGGACCTGGATATTACGCAGTCGCCGATCAAACCCACTCAGCTTGGCACCCTGATTGCGCGCATCAAGGACAACACCATTTCCGGAAAAATTGCCAAGACCGTTTTCGAGGCCCTGGCTGACGGAGAAGGCGAGGTTGATCAGATCATCGAAGCGCGCGGCCTGAAGCAAGTAACCGACACTGGCGCTATCGAGAAACTGGTCGATGATGTATTGGCCGGCAATCCGGATCAGGTCGCACAGTTCAAAAGCGGTAAAGAAGCCGTATTCGGTTACTTTGTCGGTCAGGCCATGAAAATATCCAAAGGCAAGGCCAATCCCGCCCAGCTTAATGAACTGCTGCGTAAAAAACTCAGCGAATAA
- the gatA gene encoding Asp-tRNA(Asn)/Glu-tRNA(Gln) amidotransferase subunit GatA, which produces MLSKTAAELSQALSRKELSSVELTQAFLDRIATLNPTLNAYITVAAEQALAQAAQADDMLAAGTGGPLTGIPMAHKDIFCTRGVLTTCGSRMLHNFVSPYDATVVERLQSAGVVMLGKTNMDEFAMGSSNETSYYGAVRNPWDTQRVPGGSSGGSAAAVAADLCVMATGTDTGGSIRQPASFCGITGLKPTYGRVSRFGMIAFASSLDQAGPLSKSAEDAALMMNAMAGTDLRDSTSLDHPVEDFTALLQNSLSGLRIGLPKQHFTADLNPAVQQILQDAIKVLEGLGASVSEVDLPHNHLSVPAYYVVAPAEASANLSRFDGVRFGYRCENPLNLEDLYKRSRGEGFGDEVKRRIMVGTYALSAGYYDAYYKKAQKIRRLIKQDFDDAFRDVDVILGPTSPHTAFKLGEKNSDPVTMYLEDIYTIAVNLAGIPGMSLPAGMLNGLPIGMQLVGPAFSEARLLNVAHQFQLNTNWHTMRPEV; this is translated from the coding sequence ATGTTGAGTAAAACCGCTGCCGAACTGTCGCAGGCACTGAGCCGCAAAGAGCTGTCCAGTGTTGAATTGACACAGGCATTTCTGGATCGCATTGCCACGCTGAATCCGACCTTAAACGCCTACATTACAGTTGCCGCTGAGCAGGCACTGGCCCAGGCTGCGCAGGCAGATGACATGCTGGCCGCGGGCACGGGCGGCCCCCTGACGGGCATTCCGATGGCTCACAAAGACATCTTCTGTACAAGAGGTGTATTAACCACCTGCGGCTCGCGCATGCTGCATAACTTTGTATCGCCCTACGATGCCACAGTCGTTGAGCGCCTGCAGAGCGCGGGTGTGGTTATGCTCGGCAAAACCAATATGGATGAGTTCGCCATGGGCTCTTCCAACGAGACCAGCTACTACGGCGCGGTCCGCAACCCCTGGGACACCCAGCGCGTTCCAGGCGGTTCATCAGGTGGCTCAGCAGCGGCCGTCGCAGCCGATTTGTGTGTCATGGCCACGGGCACTGATACCGGCGGCTCGATTCGCCAGCCCGCATCGTTCTGTGGCATCACTGGCCTGAAACCCACCTACGGCCGGGTATCTCGATTCGGCATGATTGCCTTTGCCTCCAGTCTTGATCAGGCCGGCCCACTCTCCAAGAGCGCGGAAGATGCCGCACTGATGATGAACGCCATGGCCGGTACGGACCTGCGCGACTCCACCAGCCTTGACCATCCGGTGGAAGATTTTACCGCGCTGCTGCAGAACTCATTGAGCGGTTTGCGCATCGGCCTGCCCAAACAGCACTTTACTGCCGATCTGAATCCGGCTGTGCAGCAGATTCTGCAGGACGCGATCAAAGTACTGGAAGGCCTCGGTGCCAGCGTCAGTGAAGTTGACCTGCCGCATAACCACCTGTCAGTGCCTGCCTACTACGTGGTGGCACCGGCCGAAGCGTCTGCCAACCTGTCTCGCTTTGATGGCGTGCGCTTTGGGTACCGCTGCGAAAATCCGCTAAACCTTGAGGACCTCTACAAGCGCAGCCGGGGGGAAGGATTCGGAGATGAAGTGAAACGGCGCATCATGGTCGGCACTTATGCCCTGTCGGCTGGCTATTACGATGCCTACTACAAAAAAGCACAGAAAATCCGTCGCCTGATCAAGCAGGATTTTGATGACGCATTCAGGGATGTTGATGTAATCCTGGGACCTACTTCGCCACACACTGCATTCAAGCTGGGTGAGAAAAACAGCGACCCGGTCACCATGTACCTCGAAGATATATACACCATCGCTGTCAACCTGGCGGGCATACCCGGTATGTCGCTGCCAGCGGGTATGCTGAACGGGCTGCCGATCGGCATGCAACTGGTCGGACCCGCTTTCTCTGAGGCGCGCTTGCTGAATGTTGCCCACCAGTTCCAGTTGAATACCAACTGGCACACCATGCGACCGGAGGTATAA
- the gatC gene encoding Asp-tRNA(Asn)/Glu-tRNA(Gln) amidotransferase subunit GatC has product MALDNSDVEKIAHLARLEINQSDIDEVTGRISNILAMIDQMQDVDTNAVSPMAHPFDATQRLRPDLVTESNQRDELQKIAPATQDGLFLVPKVIE; this is encoded by the coding sequence ATGGCTTTGGACAATTCTGATGTGGAAAAAATTGCACATCTGGCACGACTCGAGATAAATCAGTCCGACATCGACGAAGTGACCGGCCGCATCTCCAATATTCTGGCCATGATCGACCAGATGCAGGACGTTGACACAAATGCCGTTTCACCAATGGCTCATCCGTTTGACGCCACCCAGCGCCTGCGACCCGACCTGGTGACCGAAAGCAATCAGCGTGATGAGTTGCAAAAAATTGCGCCCGCCACCCAGGACGGTCTGTTTCTGGTCCCGAAAGTTATTGAATAA
- a CDS encoding rod shape-determining protein, which yields MFKKIRGMFSNDLSIDLGTANTLIYVRGEGIVLNEPSVVAIRNHNGQKTVTAVGADAKRMLGRTPGNITAIRPMKDGVIADFQVTEKMLQHFISKVHENSFFPPSPRVLVCVPCKSTQVERRAIRESVISAGAREVRLIEEPMAAAIGAGLPVEKPSGSMVVDIGGGTTEIAIISLNGVVYAESVRIGGDRFDEAIITHVRRNYGSLIGDATAERIKKEIGCAYPSEGILREIDVRGRNLAEGVPRSFTLNSDEILEALQEPLSAIVQAVKSALEQSPPELASDIAESGMVLTGGGALLKDLDKLLSEETGLPVIVADDPLTCVARGGGKAMELMDLNEMDALTLD from the coding sequence ATGTTCAAAAAAATAAGGGGAATGTTTTCCAACGATCTGTCTATTGACCTGGGTACAGCGAACACACTTATTTACGTCAGAGGGGAAGGCATTGTTCTGAACGAACCCTCCGTTGTAGCAATCCGCAATCACAATGGCCAGAAAACCGTTACAGCGGTCGGGGCCGATGCAAAACGCATGCTGGGTCGGACACCGGGCAATATCACGGCCATTCGCCCGATGAAAGATGGTGTAATTGCAGATTTTCAGGTCACTGAAAAAATGCTCCAGCACTTTATAAGCAAAGTTCATGAAAACAGCTTTTTCCCTCCCAGCCCTCGTGTGTTGGTCTGTGTACCCTGCAAGTCCACCCAGGTTGAACGTCGCGCTATCCGTGAGTCTGTAATCAGTGCCGGCGCCCGTGAGGTGCGATTGATTGAAGAGCCCATGGCAGCAGCCATCGGTGCCGGCCTGCCGGTCGAGAAACCCAGCGGTTCCATGGTTGTGGACATCGGTGGAGGTACCACTGAAATTGCGATTATTTCCTTGAACGGTGTTGTGTACGCCGAGTCGGTGCGAATCGGCGGTGATCGTTTTGATGAAGCCATTATCACCCATGTGCGCCGTAACTACGGCAGCCTGATTGGCGATGCAACGGCTGAACGTATCAAAAAAGAAATCGGTTGTGCCTATCCCTCCGAGGGAATTCTGCGCGAAATTGATGTGCGTGGCCGTAATCTGGCGGAAGGTGTGCCCCGCAGCTTCACGCTCAACAGTGATGAGATTCTGGAAGCCCTGCAGGAGCCTCTGTCGGCCATAGTGCAGGCTGTCAAAAGCGCGCTGGAACAATCACCACCTGAACTGGCGTCAGATATTGCAGAAAGTGGCATGGTGTTGACGGGTGGTGGTGCCTTGCTCAAGGATCTGGACAAGCTGCTGTCAGAAGAAACTGGCTTGCCTGTCATTGTCGCTGATGATCCACTGACCTGCGTCGCCAGGGGCGGCGGCAAGGCCATGGAATTAATGGATCTGAACGAAATGGATGCGCTGACCCTGGACTGA
- the mreC gene encoding rod shape-determining protein MreC — protein MKGASLEYRLVAYIILAVLVMSADRRFDYLDRVRFTVAYLSTPVYWVADIPTRVSLWMDDVFVSQRDLIEENARLRQELLFAQRELQLLAGLASENSRLRELQTASQAVQGRVVTAEIINVSNDPGSRRVLINRGAHNGVMEGQAVLDAHGLMGQVVEVLPFTSWVLLITDSRHGTPVQVNRNGERAIARGSRGDVPELELEYVPDTADIVEGDLLVSSGLGQRFPKDYPVAEVTRVVHDPGQAFATVRARPLAQMDRTRYVMLVIPDDEIIRGQVLPDGYLDSIVDEVAP, from the coding sequence ATAAAAGGTGCTTCGCTGGAATACCGCCTGGTGGCTTATATCATCCTGGCGGTATTGGTCATGTCCGCAGATCGACGATTCGATTATCTGGATCGAGTCAGGTTCACTGTCGCCTACTTGAGCACACCCGTTTACTGGGTGGCTGATATCCCTACCCGTGTTTCGTTGTGGATGGATGATGTCTTCGTCTCCCAGCGTGATCTGATAGAAGAAAATGCTCGTTTGCGACAGGAATTGCTGTTTGCTCAGCGAGAGCTCCAGTTGCTGGCTGGCCTGGCCAGTGAGAACAGCCGCCTGCGTGAGCTGCAGACCGCTTCTCAGGCCGTGCAGGGTCGGGTGGTAACGGCCGAGATAATCAATGTGTCCAACGATCCGGGCTCCCGGCGTGTGCTGATTAATCGTGGTGCTCACAACGGTGTGATGGAAGGTCAGGCGGTTCTGGACGCACACGGGTTGATGGGTCAGGTCGTTGAAGTTCTGCCATTTACAAGCTGGGTGCTGTTGATCACAGATTCCCGGCACGGCACACCTGTGCAGGTCAATCGCAATGGTGAGCGCGCCATCGCCCGCGGCAGTCGCGGCGATGTTCCCGAGCTGGAGCTTGAATATGTGCCGGATACCGCCGACATTGTAGAAGGCGACCTGCTGGTCAGTTCAGGCCTTGGGCAGCGTTTCCCAAAAGATTACCCCGTGGCCGAAGTGACCCGGGTTGTGCATGATCCAGGGCAGGCCTTTGCTACTGTGCGGGCTCGTCCGCTGGCACAGATGGACCGCACACGTTATGTCATGCTGGTGATTCCCGATGATGAGATCATCAGAGGACAGGTGCTGCCGGATGGTTATCTGGACAGTATTGTTGACGAGGTGGCCCCATGA
- the mreD gene encoding rod shape-determining protein MreD encodes MIQRASGGWVIALSLLLAYLLAIVPFPDWAMHYRPQWVALVLIYWLMALPYRVGIGTAWLSGAFLDILQGSLLGINALSFALLAYLTLSLHQRLRLFSALQQSGIVLVLVGLTMTVTNWIKVGTDQTSEGSLLYLLGALSSAFVWPWLFLMMRQLRRGFDVK; translated from the coding sequence ATGATTCAACGCGCCAGTGGCGGCTGGGTCATCGCTCTCAGCCTTCTTCTTGCTTATCTGCTTGCGATTGTGCCGTTTCCTGACTGGGCCATGCATTACCGACCTCAGTGGGTCGCACTGGTACTTATCTACTGGCTGATGGCGCTGCCCTATCGGGTAGGCATCGGCACCGCATGGCTGTCCGGTGCTTTCCTGGATATTCTGCAGGGGAGCCTGCTGGGGATCAATGCGCTGTCATTTGCTCTGCTGGCTTATCTTACGCTCAGTCTGCATCAACGATTGCGGCTGTTTTCGGCACTTCAGCAAAGCGGCATTGTCCTGGTTCTGGTTGGGCTGACCATGACAGTGACGAACTGGATAAAAGTTGGTACCGATCAAACCAGCGAAGGCAGTCTGTTGTATCTGCTGGGTGCCTTGTCCAGCGCATTCGTCTGGCCCTGGCTGTTTCTGATGATGCGCCAACTGCGCCGTGGTTTTGATGTTAAATGA